Within the Planctomycetaceae bacterium genome, the region CCACCGACGCATGACGCGGACTAGAGCCCATGCGAACAGTTCCGCACTGATGAGCAACGTGTTCGTGTGAAGGGAACTCTTTGACGATCGTCGAGACAGCGCCCGTCGCGCGCAGGATGCGTTTCATTTCGCGTCCCAGCGCCTGGCCTCGCAGTTGATCGAAGCGGTTGAATGAATGTTCCAAACGAATTCCGCCGTCTTTGCGCAGAGACACGCGGTTCGCGGGATTCGGCAAGTCTTCGACAATTCCGGCCAGAGGCAACATGCGGGCGCGGAGGAACTGCACCACACGCTGCGGGACGTGTTTCAATCCCGATTTGGCCAGCAACAGAGGTCCCGGAGCCGGCAGAGACTGGACAATTCCCATCTTGCGAGGACAACCCGCCGTGCCGAAATAGAAGTCGGCAAACCCAACCTGTTTGACAAACGTGTGA harbors:
- a CDS encoding GMC oxidoreductase — encoded protein: MMHWYSPIAIGLFAGATEADHTFVKQVGFADFYFGTAGCPRKMGIVQSLPAPGPLLLAKSGLKHVPQRVVQFLRARMLPLAGIVEDLPNPANRVSLRKDGGIRLEHSFNRFDQLRGQALGREMKRILRATGAVSTIVKEFPSHEHVAHQCGTVRMGSSPRHASVDRDGRLFGRANLFVVDGSVLPTSMGVGPSLTIVANSLRVASLALHC